The sequence TGGCCAGCTACTACTGCGCCACATGGCGCTGTTATTTATTCCGGTGGCGGCAGGCTTGCTCGGCTATGTGGACGTACTCAGCGAGGGATTAGGCTTGATTTTAAGCGCGGCTTTTAGTGGTTTAGTACTGATCTTGATAGTAGTGGGCCGTTTATATCAACGGATGCAAGCATGATGCTGTGGCTGGCAATACCCCTCACCGCCGCCTTGTATTTAGCCGTGAAGAAACTGGCGCGCCACTATAAAAGCCCGCTGATCAACACCATTATGCTGCCGGCGCTGCTGATCATCGGCGTGCTGGTGTTAACCGGCCAAGATAGCAGTGCATATCAGGCAGGCACCAAACCGCTCAACTTATTATTGGAATTAGCGGTGGTCGCCTTTGCCCTGCCCTTATACCAACAAGCGGCTAAAATTCGCCAACAGCTGTGGCCAATCGTATTGTGCTGCAGTATCTCAGTATTGATTTCGGTAGGCACTACCTTACTACTCGGCGGCATTTTGCATGCTCAACCGCAACTACTGGCCTCCATTGCTACTAAATCTATCACCACACCTTTAGCCATGAGTGTCAGTGCCACCATGGGCGGCATTCCGGCTATAGCCGCAGGCTTGGTGATCATAGTGGGCATGATGGGCGCTATTATTGGCTTTCCAGTGCTTAAAATCGCCGGTGTGACGCATCCTGAAGCGCAAGGCTTGGCGATGGGCGCCAGTGCTCATGCCATTGGCACCGGTGCGGCTGCCGAAGTTGGGCCGGTGCAAGGCGCCTTTGCTTCATTGGCCATGGTGGTGTGTGGCATTGCCACCGCCTTATTGGCGCCGCCCTTGTTTCATTTGTATCTTTGGTTGATAGGGTAAAAGAAAAGGTGAGGGGTAAGCAGGGAGGCGTGAGGCAAAACCAACGATTAATACGTTAAGTCGTACACTATACGTCAAAGAAAGTGCCCAACCTTGGAGCCATGAGCCTAATGCCTAAAAACAGGAGTTCAACTATGAATGATGCACTTAAACAAACCCTCGACCAACATCGACTCAGCCGGCTAACACGCTTTAGTCCAGAGCAAATCCAACTGTTAATGGACGCCAGTGAATTGGGCACAGGCGCGCTGGCATTTGCCTTGTTACCGCTCGCCGAAGCCAAAGCCCAAGTGCCCATCTCTGATTTTGCCGTGGGTGCTATTGCTATTGGTGGCTCGGGTCATTGGTATTTAGGCGCCAATGTGGAGTTTGTGGGTGTGCCCTTGCATCAA comes from Oceanisphaera profunda and encodes:
- a CDS encoding LrgB family protein — protein: MMLWLAIPLTAALYLAVKKLARHYKSPLINTIMLPALLIIGVLVLTGQDSSAYQAGTKPLNLLLELAVVAFALPLYQQAAKIRQQLWPIVLCCSISVLISVGTTLLLGGILHAQPQLLASIATKSITTPLAMSVSATMGGIPAIAAGLVIIVGMMGAIIGFPVLKIAGVTHPEAQGLAMGASAHAIGTGAAAEVGPVQGAFASLAMVVCGIATALLAPPLFHLYLWLIG